In Silvanigrella paludirubra, one DNA window encodes the following:
- a CDS encoding alpha/beta hydrolase: protein MHGSAFKFGSKTDQIQNFKYYLEREIAIAIINNRLSGEAHFPATVQNEKAAVRWLKANTKKYQFNSSSIGVFRNSAAANIASILGTTSHIIKFNV from the coding sequence ATACATGGAAGTGCTTTTAAATTTGGATCAAAAACAGATCAAATTCAAAATTTTAAATACTATCTAGAAAGAGAAATTGCTATCGCTATTATAAATAATCGACTGAGTGGCGAGGCTCATTTTCCTGCAACCGTTCAAAATGAAAAAGCTGCTGTGAGATGGCTAAAAGCAAACACGAAAAAATATCAGTTTAACTCATCAAGTATTGGTGTGTTTAGAAACTCTGCAGCAGCAAATATTGCATCTATATTAGGTACAACTTCTCATATCATTAAGTTTAATGTTTAA
- a CDS encoding HAD family hydrolase, whose translation MDCLENLIKTNKIKLFIFDCDGTLMDTLDSHYNSWNETYDSLTYNFISKQEFVNFYAGTSGDELISIINERLNYNLNIKDVHNLKNNIFMEKYLNKVQPIKKTLNIIKKYHGVFPFILASGGEKHIVHKLLDLNNLSHYFVDIISISDVNLGKPAPDLFLTASNRIQISPENCLVFEDAETGFQAAKNANMKYIDINSFNLFI comes from the coding sequence ATGGATTGCTTAGAAAATTTAATAAAAACAAATAAAATTAAACTCTTCATATTTGATTGTGATGGAACTCTCATGGATACATTAGACTCTCACTACAATTCCTGGAATGAAACATACGATTCTTTAACCTATAATTTTATTTCTAAACAAGAGTTTGTAAATTTTTATGCAGGAACAAGTGGTGACGAATTGATATCTATTATAAATGAACGTCTAAATTATAATCTAAATATTAAAGATGTTCATAATCTTAAAAATAATATTTTTATGGAAAAATATTTAAATAAAGTTCAACCTATTAAAAAAACACTTAATATTATTAAAAAATATCATGGAGTCTTTCCTTTTATTTTAGCCTCTGGTGGAGAAAAACATATTGTCCATAAACTTCTTGACTTAAATAATTTATCTCATTATTTTGTAGATATTATTTCCATTAGCGATGTTAATTTAGGTAAACCTGCACCCGATTTATTTCTTACTGCTTCTAATAGAATACAAATTTCTCCTGAAAACTGTTTGGTTTTTGAAGATGCTGAAACCGGATTTCAAGCAGCAAAAAATGCAAATATGAAATATATAGATATCAATAGTTTTAATTTGTTTATTTAA